The DNA segment GCGCAAGGTCCTTTAGGTAAAACATTCGCTTGAGAAAGCACCCACGTTATCGCTTGATCCGGTCAAGAAGAGGTAATCAGACGATGGGGCAAATGCTACAGAGTTGATCTCTGCCCCGTGTCCTTCGACCGAGGAAGACGCCTTGTTGTTATTATCACTTCTTGTATCCCATCTGAACGCATCCGATTTTAGCTCAGTTTGGCAACTGCTGCCCTGCTGCAAAACAAGTAGAGATTCAATAGACTCACAACATGATTTTCCTATCGTCGCCTACCGAGGCGAACATATAATCGTTCTTTGGATGCCAGTCGACGTCCTGTAGTCTTGCGTCAATACCTCAAATCTCGAATCTCAAGTCGCAAAATCGGCGGAAAAAAGACTTGTACTCACTCCCACACACGCCGAGTGTCCAGTATACAGACGTAGAGGCCGTAAGATTGGATCTCTCTTCTGATATCCTTGAATATCCCTAAAAAGTGGATCGTCAGATTCGCATGACAAACTAGAATAGGACGGATTAGTTTTAAGACTCACCAATGAGCTACAGTGGCATCTTCACTCGCACTGAGTATATGACCTTCCTTAACGGTACTCCATGCCAAACCATAACTGTGGGGCTCTGCATCAGTTTTGTTCCGTTCATACATCCATCCAGATAGCTGAGTAAGTACGACTACTCACCCTTCTTTAGTCTGCCCTTTTAACCTGATATCTGGTCTGCATTCTCCGTTGGGGTTGGCTTTGGACTCGTGTTTAGTCCGATCAAATATCAATACATCACCTGAGACGGCCTTTGTGGCTATCAATTCGGGGTTCTGGGGCATGTAACGAGCTCGGTTGATCTCCCCTTCGTGATTTATAGTTTGGATAGCTCGGATTCTGGCTGGGGATTTGGTGTATGAGCCGATTTCTGAGGGAAAGTAGGAAGGAAATCCAGTATCAGCTAAGATGTTCGAGGTCGGAGTCTGAGTGTATGGGCAAAAGCAGGGGCAGAGCCATGaccaagggaaagagagggagtTACACTTCGAGTGAAATGACCTAGACTCACCCTGCTTATCCTCATCGTACATCTCAGCAACTTCTTTCCCAGCGTTCTCCATACCGCCCTTAGGAAGCAGAACTtcagcgatgatgagatggtcgTTTGATTGACCGGACGTATGGGTTCCAATGATCATTCGGTGGACGGTATAGTCTGCGTCTGGGGGACTGGATACCGATACAAATCCCATGTCAGCTAATTTGACCCTTCATAACCAATCCGGAGTATTTAGCTGAGATCTTCGACGCACCTCGTTTGATCGGGGAGCCATTGACATGTTAATGATGGCCATGTCAAGGCGTGCGTGATCACGGTATCATACAAGAAGGGGGTGCTTTGTGCGAGCAAAACATGAGCTTCTGTTTCCAGCATGGTGAACGAAGCAGGAGCTCACTTTTTCTTCCATATTTTGTATTCCTGCCGCAAGATTTGTCAGCGTTGTGGGCTTATTCTCAATGACAGGTATGTCAAATACAAGGACGGTCGAGCTCACCTCGTTGATCACTTGACTATCCTCGCCTGCGTTCGAGCCGTCATCTTCTATTTCGATAGGTTCGGAAGGTGCCATCGTGGAAGCGGCTGGCTTGTCGTTATGTTATGTGCCTAAGTCGTGCGTCGATGAAGTATGTCGTCTAGTCTGATCTATAGAACGGAGGGATGATTGGCTATCGAAATCTGATTTTCCGAAAGCTGGGATGAATTGCAAACAGTAGTTGTGCGAGTAAGGTGGGAAGTGGGAGATGGAAATGATGAACATGAGCAGTTCACTCGAATTTGACGCGTCTCACCATGTATTCCTATGGTGCAAACCAAGTTCCTTTTCCCTGGTGCGAGCAAAACCGATGATATCACCATTTACGTCCAGTACCACGAATAACTTGTGCCAGCATATCAACATAGAGCGAGAGTCTGAACGTCTGAACAGCCTGCGAAAGCGCAACATGGGCTTGAGATGAAGTCCACGCAAGGAGGCCTAATCTATCAAGATCATATGCATCATTATATCTAGATTTCCGAGATAAATCAACCACATGACCTATGAATCCTTTGTCCAGCTTTCCACTAATTTTTCCAAATCGAATTTGGGGTCCTCTGGGTCGGTGATCACTGCGAATTAAAGAATTAGGAATGAGAGGTCAGCGTCTACTACAATGAGTCGTAACAACACAGATGGGTTTTATGTTCAACGAGGTCTGGGGGAGGgatcttctttcctcttatctCCATTTGCATTTAGTTTTTGCTTGCTGACTCTCTCGCTGATTTCCAGTCACCACGCTGCCAGCGACCCAACATGGAAAGGATCGTCCCCTTATATTCCCCAAGAAACATCCCTCTCAGATTCCCAGTCTGTTTTTCGGCCATTCCCATCGCTTCTTTTTCACGTCGGTCTGAAAATTCTGTTTCAACAGAGAAAGCCACTCACATGACGAACCGCCGgtcttctcagccttcttaGCAGCataagccttcttcgcttcttcaatCAGATGTGCTCGGTGCGAAACAGCGTGAGCAGCCTGTATATTCCGCAACGATTGAATTGTTTCATTTTTCCAGATGTTTCACGAGAAGTTTGAGGAGTTCATAATGATTCGTGTGTTCAGAAGTCAcagatgacgatgtcgtTTCGGACAAGAAAAAGGCGATAATCAACAGCAAGTTAGCAATGCCTTTATAATAATACCATCCATGTTCATCCTTTCGAGTTcgactgaccttcttctcgtcgtATTGACTTTGCACCGTCGATTGATGCACGATTCCATAGAAGATACCTCCGATGAGGGCAGACCATCGAACGACCTGTATCCAGCAGCGCAAATGCGATCAGCTACTATCCTGCGGACACTAATCTCGGTCCTATATCTTCATTCGTTCCCAGGCTTATCGGTTCCGTCACGTCTTGTTATCCGTATTCCTGAGAGTCCGCAATACTCACGTTGGTAGTAGGAGTAGCCATTTTTATGGGTCGGAAGAACGAGAGTAGTGAGATTGAAGAATAGGGGTATTGCCAGTGATTTTCGGAGGGCTCGAGTGCCCTTTTGAGTCGTGACTTGAGGAGAAAGTAAGGACTGAGAAGGGAAGGCTAGTAATGTTATTGCTTTTACTTTTGGTTTTGCATGAAATGACCAACAAATCACTCGTGAGAGCTGGCGACCAGCAAAGATGCCATACTCAACCTCCTGAGTTACACCGGGATGAACCGAAGTGCAAGTAACAGCGATAAGTCAGGGTATTACCGATATTTCCGATGTTGTGGCATTCTACCTAGTTAACGCCATGCCATGCGTTGTGACGCGACGAGATCACCTCCAACCCTCCAACTGCCTCGCTGTCCTCCTGCTATTGCTTAATGACCATACCAAGCCTTACTGTTACTGTATCCCGTTCCAACCTCACATCATAGATACCGCACCGCTCGTCCTCCTGATCATACTAGCATCTACCtcggatcagcttgacaACTTATCGAAGGGATCGAGGCGGTATCGCCAGAAGACCAACAGAATAACAAAACACCATGAATCCATCCTCAACGTGCTACACCATCGTACACGATGATCTCATCGACGCGCCCTCTTCCCAGGACTTGCGGAATGCTTTGCAGAAGGGCTCAGACGAAGTCAAGCTGGAGACTATGCGAAGGATCATTGTTAGCACTTTGAACGGTCAAGGTCACGTAAGTCATCCGATCCAAAtctcaagtcaaatcagcttgaatcaATCTATCGGTGCTACTGAAACTGACGGTCTTCATGACGCCGAGTAGCCATCATTGCTCATGCCCATCATTCAATATGTGATGCCTTCGCGTAATAAGcaattgaagaagatgttgcATTTCTACTGGGAGTGAGTATACGTCAACCCCTACCTGTCCCCTGAAGAAGTGGACATGGCTAACGAGGATATGGATGATTCAAGGATTTGCCCTAAATTGGACGATAATGGGAAATTGAAGCAGGAGATGATCTTAGTCGTGTAAGCCTGCGTCTATCCGGAGTGAAGTGCtattgaagctgataaacCAAATACATAATAGCAATGCTATCCGAAATGACCTGGTAAGCTGAATGTCGGCAGTGATCGTTCGTCGTTCGCGTAGCTTACATTAAATCCATTTCCTATTTAGCAACATCCAAATGAGTATATCCGAGGCGCTACATTACGGTTTTTACAGAAGATTAGAGAATCAGAACTGCTAGAACCTTTGGTACCCACCGTCAGATCTTGTCTGGTGAGTTCCCTCCTTTCGATACTATCGATATTCCGACTTACCGTCTTGACTTGTTTCGCAGGAACACCGACATTCATTCGTCAGGAAGAATGCAGTATTCGCTACATATACTATATATCAAGACCACGAACATCTTATTCCTGATGCTCCGGAACTACTGGATACTTTCTTGGCAGCGGTAAGCTTCAATTCTCATGCTGAATACAGCTATCGATAGAAGCTTGCTCACTTTCCGCGATGGCACGCATAGGAATCCGACTCGAGCTGTAAACGAAATGCTTTTGTCACCCTCTGCAACATCTCTCAGCCCACTGCTGTTCGATATCTGCTCAACAACTTCGATCAGATCTCAGGCATGGACGAGGGGATGCAGATGGCCGTCATTGAGCTGGTCAGGAAAGAAGCCAAGACTGAAGGTGGACACAGGGTGAGTTGGATCGAGAGCGATTTACTCCACCCGACCGAAAAGACAAGTGAGCTAATCTGGGCAAATGTGGATTCAAGGCAAAATGGATCCGATGTATATTCGAGCTCCTCAATGCTGACTCGCACGCGGTCAAATACGAAGCTGCTACTAGCTTGACTACCCTCACCCAAAATCCTGCTGCTGTGAAAGGTGAGACTTCGGATAGGTGATAGGCCTCGACATGAAGGCTCACACTGTGCCTGAATAGCCGCCGCCGCCGCGCTTGCAGAGCTTATCGTCAAGGAAGCGGACAACAATGTCAAACTCATTGTTCTAGACAGATTCGATAATCTGAGAGCTAAACACGAACATGTGTTAGACCCTATGGTCATGGATATCCTGAAAGTGCTgtccaggtgagctgaaCACCTTTGCCAGATGATatgcaagctgacatatTTCTCATACAGCCCTGACATGGAAGTCAAGCGAAAGGCGCTTGGTATCGCCCTTGAGATGGTGACCAGCAGGAACGTCGAGGATGTCGTTCTGTTCTTGAAGAAGCAATTACAAGGCACTTTAGATCAGGAATTCGACAAAGTAAGTTATCATATTTTCGATAGGGTGGATGTCATAGCTGACTGTACTGCACAGAACCTCGAGTACCGACAACTGCTCATCCAATCTATTCACTCATGCGCCATCAAATTCTCTGAAGTGGCTTCCAACGTTGTACATGTGCTCATGGACTTCTTGGGAGATTCCAATAACCCTTCAGCAGTTGATGTGATTTCCTTTGTTCGGTAAGCTCTTTTTCTACGTTTCTGCGCTTCGCATGAGCAAGGGCTGACGCTGTCTACAGTGAGGTGGTTGAGCGATTCCCAGATCTTAGACCTGCCATAACCGAGAAGCTCGTCTCGACATTTAGCGATATCAAGTCCGGAAAAGTGTTCCGTGGAGCAATGTGGATTGTGGGAGAGTACGCAACTGGTCCAGCGGATATCAAGCGGGCGATCCAAGAGATCAGAAAAGTGCTGGGCGAAATCCCTATCTTGGCTTCCGAGCAGGTCAGTTGGGCTCAATTCTGTAATTCCGGAATCgcgcagctgacatgatcTCATAGCGTCTACTCGATGAGGCCGAAGCTGCTGACGAGAACGCtccggagaaagaagaagccCCCAAGGCAGTCACTACCACTCGAGTGTTAGCAGATGGCACATACGCAACCGAGACGGTATACACCTCGACAGCCCAAGCAGCAAGGTTGGAACAAGTTCGAGCAGCCACCAAACCGCCTCTACGAGCCTTGATCTTGGGCGGAGATTTCTTCACTGCCTCAGTCTTGGCTGCGACACTCACCAAGCTTGTCTTGAGATTCTCTGAGGCTCAATCGGACTCTCAATCGATCAATACCCTCCGAGCGGAAGCTATCTTGATCATGACTTCCATCATTCGGGTTGGACAATCGAAATTCGTAGCTGTGCCGATCGATGAGGATTCCCAAGAACGAATAATGAATTGTATTGAGACTCTGGCTGAGCTTCAAAGCTCCAAGATACTTCAAGATGTCTTCTTGCATGATACCAAAGCTGCCTATGCTAAGATGGTAGCTACTGAGGAGGTGAGCTGGCTCTACTTGCACAACACTTATCGACTGAGCTGATTCGTTGGCCGTCGAGCAGAAAAAAGcattggagaagaaagagagggagagtAAGACTGCGACGGTCCAAGCAGATGACCTGATATCGTTCAGACAATTGTCAAAGAAATCTACTCTGGGTGATGTAGATGATGTGAGCTAATTTTCCACCTTGCTCTCGACCGTGAAACTTCAAGCTGATTATTTACGATGACCTCGACGCCAGTTCGATGACCTCGTAGCAGCGACAGGTGCAGCAGAGGTGCAAGACGACTTCGTTTCCAAACTATCGCGAATCTCTCAATTGACCGGATTCTCTGATCCTGTATACGCCGAGACAGTAGTCACTTTATCGCAATACGATATCATCCTGGACGTCTTATTGGTGAACACCACGAACGAGACCATGCAGAACCTCACTGTGGATTTTGCCACTTTGGGAGATCTGAAATTGGTAGAACGACCAGCGGCCGTCACACTTGCTCCTCACGGATTCCACAGTTTGACAGCTACGGTGAAAGTGTCGTCCACCGAGACGGGAGTTATATTTGGAGCGATCACCTACCAAAAACAGGGAGCGTCAGACTCGGATGTGACGATTGTGATGAGTGATATCCATGTGGATATTATGAGTTTCATCAAGCCGAATTACGTGAATGAGGCGCAGGTACGTGATGCTCTTCTGCCTTGCTTCCCTGGTCTGCCTATCTAGTGTCTTCTGTGTTTTATGTTTGGGAAGGGGCAAAGGCTGATTCGAGGATGGGATTCGCTTTGCTATAGTTCCGATCGATGTGGACTGAATTTGAGtgggaggtgagttgctCATTAATTCGGTCATTCGGCTACTTAGGCAACTGAATATTGAAAGACTGATGTTCTGATATTGTGATTGTGTTTGTCACTATAGAACAAGGTCGCCGTTCAGACTTCCATCTCTGATCTTCGAGCGTACCTTGATCACCTGCTCAAATCTACGCATATGGCTTTGCTCACGCCCGAAGCTGCCTTGTCGGGGGATTGCGATTTCTTATCTGCCAATTTGGCTGCCAAGTCGTTATTCGGTGAGTCTGAGGATTCCCCTTTTCTTGCGATTTGCAACGTGCGACGGCAATGATGAAGGAATTGTCAATTCACGGagtcgaagctgacaatGAGATTCTccctttgactttgatgaccCACCAGGCGAAGACGCATTAGCCAACGCTTCGATCGAGAGGACGGAAGATGGATCTATCACGGGACACGTCAGGATAAGGTCCAAGACTCAAGGAATAGCGCTGAGCTTGGGCGATAAGATCACGTTGAGCCAGAAAGCTCTCAAGTGATTGGTGGCGGACTGAgggattgatcagatcagatagaCCTCTATACATGAGTAATAACGATgacacagacacagatgAAGATTGAGACACAAAATGGACTCGGAGGTCTTGTAAGATATGCATGATGCTCGTACAGATTGACTATGCGACTACTACACCCAGGTAACAGGTTGACAGGTTTTGAAAGCAGCTGTGAGCTGGTCGAATTGACGGTGATCTCCGCTTGTGTGATGCGCGTTTCCGAGGATGAGTGGTATCTGTGATTGTTATTGAGACCGTGTTGATGTGTGTCTG comes from the Kwoniella dejecticola CBS 10117 chromosome 11, complete sequence genome and includes:
- a CDS encoding histone acetyltransferase type B subunit 2 — its product is MAPSEPIEIEDDGSNAGEDSQVINEEYKIWKKNTPFLYDTVITHALTWPSLTCQWLPDQTSPPDADYTVHRMIIGTHTSGQSNDHLIIAEVLLPKGGMENAGKEVAEMYDEDKQEIGSYTKSPARIRAIQTINHEGEINRARYMPQNPELIATKAVSGDVLIFDRTKHESKANPNGECRPDIRLKGQTKEGYGLAWSTVKEGHILSASEDATVAHWDIQGYQKRDPILRPLRLYTGHSACVGDVDWHPKNDYMFASVGDDRKIMLWDTRSDNNNKASSSVEGHGAEINSVAFAPSSDYLFLTGSSDNTIALWDVRKPTSKLHSFEGHTDDVLQLSWSPFSPVHFASASADRRVHIWNLDAIGAEQTPDDAEDGPPELLFVHGGHTSKVSDISWSPNAKWHLATTAEDNILQVWEPSRHVRTPGEGDVDAMDLE